Proteins from a single region of Paenibacillus sp. BIHB 4019:
- a CDS encoding ferritin-like domain-containing protein, giving the protein MNWVNHQWRNTVFMPVWATTPQHALTLIKEAVQGERNDELFYDELIRLAPNAEQAGIIMSIRNDERGHNQMFRGIYRQLTGQEITGVSNEAHQPVSSYLAGLEEALLGELAAVEKYRNIWFGLPVGIYKDTVFGIILDEMKHASKYNYLITLNRTNG; this is encoded by the coding sequence ATGAATTGGGTTAACCATCAATGGAGAAACACGGTTTTTATGCCAGTATGGGCAACGACCCCACAGCATGCGCTAACGTTAATCAAAGAAGCTGTACAAGGAGAACGAAATGACGAGTTGTTTTATGATGAGCTAATTAGGCTTGCGCCAAATGCCGAGCAGGCAGGGATCATTATGTCCATTCGCAATGATGAGCGCGGGCACAACCAAATGTTTCGGGGGATTTATAGACAACTTACTGGCCAGGAAATTACCGGAGTCAGCAATGAAGCCCATCAGCCGGTGAGCTCCTACCTTGCTGGATTAGAGGAGGCTTTATTAGGGGAACTCGCTGCGGTTGAAAAATACCGCAACATTTGGTTCGGTTTGCCCGTGGGTATATATAAAGACACGGTTTTTGGCATTATTTTAGACGAGATGAAACATGCAAGCAAATACAATTATCTTATTACATTAAATCGAACGAATGGCTAG
- a CDS encoding DedA family protein → MFQHKLLWFIAHYGYIGIFGALVLGIIGLPVPDEILMTFSGYLISKGRLHYIPTVIVSVIGSFAGMTISYYIGYKLGHPFLEKYGRKIHITKERLDHTQAWFKRFGKFALTIGYFIPGVRHLTAYSAGISRWSFRSFSLYAAPGAMLWAVTFITLGTYIGEHWRVVTEMIHRYLLISVVMLLAAGLVLWFVRKTRIKKIWAK, encoded by the coding sequence ATGTTTCAACATAAGCTGTTATGGTTCATTGCTCACTATGGGTATATAGGAATTTTCGGTGCGTTAGTGCTTGGAATTATAGGCTTGCCGGTACCCGATGAGATTTTAATGACGTTTTCGGGATACTTAATTTCAAAGGGAAGGCTTCATTATATCCCCACCGTTATCGTTTCAGTAATCGGTAGTTTTGCTGGCATGACAATCAGCTATTACATTGGTTACAAGCTTGGGCATCCATTTTTAGAAAAATACGGCCGGAAAATTCATATTACAAAAGAGCGGTTAGACCATACCCAAGCTTGGTTCAAACGTTTTGGGAAATTCGCGCTCACGATCGGCTATTTTATTCCCGGGGTGCGTCATTTAACAGCCTACAGTGCGGGGATCAGCAGATGGTCGTTTCGAAGCTTCAGCCTTTATGCTGCGCCAGGAGCGATGCTCTGGGCCGTTACTTTCATCACTTTAGGCACCTACATAGGCGAACATTGGCGCGTCGTTACCGAAATGATACATCGGTATTTGCTAATATCGGTCGTTATGTTGCTTGCTGCCGGGCTCGTTTTATGGTTTGTACGAAAGACAAGAATTAAAAAAATATGGGCTAAATAA
- a CDS encoding WG repeat-containing protein, translating to MKMNADDMQWVRLAAAHLPIGAELAEICCPSPHYAVVVADLNGDGCPEVAAVYRLHNEYFVMILQHCQLGWVVAACAKGMGYGVTVMTAAPVTNCLCCNLIIGWQVGAIWSTLSVYAYSNFKLCPVLPDGINFSYLDVEDMPGPHGRDGQAELALWAHDTGEAYDVHVMRWSKGMLVPAPDVYPYYFCKVVHYYERMVAEHPDYGFYWFHLADAQFKACQLQAALASVDKALSFPQPYPSLEVLKQLKHAILASSRGELGIEAPWPAVGITADIDGFAGVGAVGTMLEAASPVGVDYNVEATFDAEDRENERRVVLLPAAVKTTSGTKWGYIDAKGSFVIAPQFSSADAFQPNGLAVVQLGNHSGLIDMSGAFRIRPIYDFIGPFTEGRAVVIDSAGFKIIDERGNVLTTKAYSYISAFSDERAMFYVMNEADSSSKYGYLDRKGTEVIPAQFESAGDFAKGKAVVKLHDQAFALIDRSGRKLAEYPFYDVGQLGEGLLSYQPEQNGKYGYMNERGQSVIYPAFTAAMPFQDGRAIVNTAEDFRALYGVIDKRGGYVVQPAYNDIRQLGEQRLALGKARNADQPYLGSLYAIADQDGKLLTDYLFTDVADYKYGLASVTDGKQTYFINTKGQPAQGYPRLSGRGVLTIMDGVVQAVVDNRESYYTRSGRLIWQSNTIIPLRVPLRVKEHKYKPNVDYLVYYPSVEGMVNQAAQQQVNRKLEELSQVKPIPANVQLEYSYDGDFDVTWFHKNLLVLQLNGYNFPFGAAHGMPTMIYSHINVIDGSMYELRDLFLPGSNYVKVLSDIVGEQIKTDPQYSYVFPDTYMGIKPDQPFYVTEDALHLYFNPYDIAPFAAGFPTFRIPYAQISSIIATEGAFWRSFH from the coding sequence ATGAAAATGAACGCGGATGACATGCAGTGGGTGCGATTGGCTGCCGCTCATTTGCCGATTGGTGCGGAGCTTGCTGAAATTTGTTGCCCGTCGCCACATTACGCAGTTGTAGTGGCAGATTTAAATGGGGACGGTTGCCCCGAGGTAGCAGCGGTGTATCGATTGCATAACGAATATTTTGTTATGATTTTGCAGCATTGTCAGCTTGGCTGGGTTGTAGCCGCTTGTGCGAAAGGAATGGGGTACGGCGTAACAGTGATGACTGCCGCGCCTGTAACCAACTGCTTATGCTGTAATTTAATTATTGGCTGGCAGGTTGGGGCGATATGGTCCACACTGTCTGTGTATGCCTACAGCAATTTCAAGCTTTGTCCCGTGCTGCCGGATGGCATCAACTTCAGCTATTTGGATGTGGAGGATATGCCAGGACCGCACGGAAGGGATGGTCAAGCTGAGCTTGCGCTATGGGCACATGACACGGGGGAAGCTTATGATGTCCACGTCATGCGCTGGTCGAAAGGGATGCTTGTTCCAGCGCCAGATGTGTACCCCTATTACTTCTGTAAAGTTGTCCACTATTATGAACGAATGGTAGCGGAGCATCCAGATTATGGTTTTTATTGGTTCCATCTTGCAGATGCGCAGTTTAAAGCGTGCCAGCTGCAGGCGGCACTAGCCTCTGTCGACAAGGCGCTTAGCTTCCCCCAGCCTTATCCGTCGCTTGAGGTGCTGAAGCAATTAAAGCATGCCATATTGGCTAGCAGCCGAGGGGAGTTGGGCATAGAGGCACCATGGCCAGCAGTAGGTATAACTGCCGATATTGACGGATTTGCTGGCGTTGGAGCTGTAGGCACAATGCTGGAAGCAGCTTCGCCAGTCGGGGTGGACTATAATGTAGAAGCGACATTTGATGCGGAAGATAGGGAAAATGAGCGCAGAGTGGTACTTCTTCCAGCAGCAGTAAAGACGACGAGCGGGACAAAATGGGGCTATATTGATGCAAAAGGCAGCTTCGTCATTGCGCCGCAATTCAGCAGTGCAGATGCTTTTCAGCCGAATGGGCTAGCTGTCGTTCAACTAGGCAACCATAGCGGCCTTATTGACATGTCAGGCGCTTTCCGTATTCGGCCGATTTATGATTTTATCGGCCCGTTCACGGAAGGACGTGCGGTCGTCATTGATAGCGCAGGCTTTAAAATCATTGATGAGCGGGGAAATGTGCTGACGACTAAAGCCTATTCATACATCTCTGCGTTTTCAGATGAACGGGCGATGTTCTACGTCATGAATGAAGCAGACAGCAGCTCCAAATATGGGTATTTGGACCGCAAAGGGACCGAGGTTATTCCGGCACAGTTCGAAAGCGCTGGCGATTTTGCCAAAGGAAAAGCAGTCGTAAAGCTGCATGATCAGGCCTTTGCGTTAATTGATCGAAGTGGACGCAAGCTTGCCGAATATCCGTTTTATGATGTGGGCCAGCTCGGAGAGGGGCTGCTTTCCTATCAGCCGGAGCAAAACGGCAAATACGGGTACATGAATGAGCGCGGCCAATCGGTCATTTATCCGGCGTTTACAGCGGCCATGCCGTTTCAGGATGGACGGGCGATTGTAAATACAGCGGAGGATTTTCGCGCGCTGTACGGCGTCATCGACAAGCGGGGCGGCTATGTTGTGCAGCCGGCCTATAATGATATTCGCCAGCTGGGCGAGCAGCGGCTGGCGCTGGGCAAGGCGAGAAATGCGGATCAGCCGTATCTCGGCTCGCTGTATGCAATTGCCGATCAAGACGGCAAGCTGCTGACGGACTATTTATTCACGGATGTGGCGGATTATAAATATGGGCTGGCTTCCGTAACAGACGGGAAACAGACCTATTTTATAAATACGAAGGGACAGCCTGCTCAAGGGTATCCCCGCCTGTCTGGAAGAGGCGTATTAACGATTATGGATGGCGTTGTGCAGGCGGTAGTCGATAACAGGGAGTCCTATTATACGCGCAGCGGTCGCCTTATTTGGCAAAGCAACACGATCATTCCGCTGCGGGTTCCATTGCGAGTCAAGGAACATAAATATAAGCCGAACGTCGATTATTTAGTGTATTATCCAAGCGTTGAGGGGATGGTCAACCAAGCGGCACAGCAGCAGGTGAACCGCAAGCTGGAGGAGCTGTCGCAGGTCAAGCCGATCCCGGCGAATGTGCAGCTGGAGTATTCGTATGATGGCGATTTTGACGTCACCTGGTTCCATAAAAACCTGCTCGTTTTGCAGTTGAACGGCTACAATTTCCCGTTCGGTGCTGCTCACGGGATGCCGACGATGATTTACAGCCATATCAATGTCATCGACGGGTCGATGTACGAGCTGAGGGATCTGTTTCTGCCAGGCAGCAACTATGTAAAGGTGCTTAGTGATATTGTTGGCGAGCAAATTAAGACAGATCCTCAGTACAGCTATGTGTTCCCGGACACGTATATGGGCATTAAGCCGGATCAGCCTTTTTATGTGACGGAGGATGCGCTGCATCTTTATTTTAACCCGTATGATATTGCTCCGTTTGCTGCCGGGTTCCCGACGTTCCGCATTCCGTATGCCCAAATAAGCTCCATTATTGCAACTGAAGGCGCTTTTTGGCGGTCCTTTCATTGA
- a CDS encoding radical SAM protein — protein sequence MKRFKKFYVEITSICNLACTFCPQTQRAKGFIQVEDFEKRLEQIKPFTDYIYFHLKGEPLLHPKIDELLDLSQKHGFKVNLTSNGTLLHKVKEKILTKPALRQMNFSLHSFDGHIGSTNKEGYVRSVLDFAREAVERTNMIISLRLWNLHTDNATNAERQRNRDVLAMIEQQFGLDYFIEERVAPGKGLKIADRIYLNQDHEFEWPDLKAEEDDGKGFCYGLRNQAGILVDGTVVPCCLDGEGVIDLGNINDKPFSDIIEDDRAIKLVEGFSRREAVEELCRKCGYRKRFGAGA from the coding sequence ATGAAGAGGTTTAAAAAGTTTTATGTGGAAATTACGAGCATCTGCAATCTGGCCTGTACCTTCTGTCCCCAGACACAGCGGGCGAAAGGCTTTATCCAGGTCGAGGATTTTGAAAAGCGGCTGGAGCAAATTAAACCGTTTACGGACTATATTTATTTTCATCTCAAAGGCGAGCCGCTGCTGCATCCGAAAATTGACGAGCTGCTGGATCTGAGCCAAAAGCACGGCTTTAAAGTCAATTTGACGTCAAACGGGACGCTGCTTCATAAAGTGAAAGAGAAAATTTTGACAAAGCCGGCGCTGCGCCAAATGAATTTCTCTTTGCATAGCTTTGACGGGCACATTGGCTCGACGAATAAAGAAGGTTATGTTCGAAGCGTATTGGATTTTGCACGTGAGGCAGTTGAGCGGACCAATATGATCATTTCGCTGCGCCTTTGGAATTTGCATACCGACAATGCGACGAATGCGGAGCGCCAGCGCAATCGCGACGTTTTGGCGATGATTGAACAGCAATTTGGTCTGGATTATTTCATTGAGGAGCGGGTTGCGCCCGGTAAAGGACTGAAAATTGCTGATCGTATTTACTTGAATCAGGATCATGAATTTGAATGGCCCGATTTGAAGGCGGAAGAGGATGACGGCAAAGGCTTCTGCTACGGGCTGCGCAATCAGGCAGGCATTTTGGTCGATGGAACGGTCGTTCCATGCTGCCTCGACGGCGAAGGCGTCATTGATTTAGGGAACATTAATGATAAACCGTTCTCGGACATTATTGAGGATGATCGGGCGATTAAGCTGGTCGAAGGTTTCTCCCGCAGGGAAGCGGTCGAGGAGCTATGCCGGAAATGCGGCTATCGCAAGCGCTTCGGAGCTGGGGCATAA
- a CDS encoding pentapeptide repeat-containing protein, with translation MNQKLTNYLNGVFTPYDGVKSVSELKADLHSDLQERYAELKTEGKDDATAFHMTIESIGDIEQTILEVANLSRSLERQVVTNFSASYLPKSDLAGVIAHKGKFAASALRGSDFTGADLTGSTFASSDVGEAIFDHANLTDCNLSAIDLKDSSFHKSILVRTNISKSGLDGAKFIDVKLTDVQLTMTDLRKTIFDRCTFNGVDFKYSDLRGVRFDEQTFIGVKFDKSALNEVSFKGAILKNVSFLSGFSLSKKYYRAIRTICFEGAMMDKLTYAALKGMDADLSKVTVI, from the coding sequence ATGAATCAGAAATTGACGAACTATTTGAACGGTGTATTTACGCCATACGATGGGGTAAAAAGCGTCAGCGAATTAAAGGCTGACCTGCACTCCGATTTGCAGGAGCGATATGCTGAACTCAAAACCGAGGGCAAAGATGATGCAACGGCGTTTCATATGACCATTGAGAGCATCGGCGACATCGAACAAACTATACTGGAGGTCGCTAACCTCTCCCGCTCGCTGGAACGGCAAGTGGTGACGAACTTTAGTGCGAGTTATTTGCCCAAGAGCGACCTTGCGGGCGTTATCGCGCATAAAGGAAAATTCGCCGCAAGTGCGTTACGTGGCTCCGACTTTACGGGTGCTGACTTGACGGGCAGCACATTTGCAAGCAGCGATGTGGGCGAAGCTATTTTTGACCATGCCAATCTCACTGACTGCAACCTCTCTGCCATTGACCTTAAGGATTCAAGCTTCCACAAGTCCATCCTTGTACGCACCAACATCAGCAAGTCGGGTCTGGACGGAGCAAAATTTATAGATGTAAAGCTTACTGACGTCCAGTTAACGATGACCGACCTTAGAAAAACAATCTTTGATAGATGTACCTTTAACGGAGTGGACTTCAAATATTCGGATCTGCGAGGGGTACGATTTGATGAGCAGACCTTCATAGGCGTCAAGTTTGACAAGTCGGCGCTGAATGAGGTTTCTTTTAAAGGCGCGATACTCAAAAATGTTTCGTTCCTTTCTGGCTTTTCTTTGTCCAAGAAATATTACCGTGCGATTAGAACCATCTGCTTTGAAGGCGCGATGATGGATAAGCTGACCTATGCTGCCCTTAAAGGCATGGATGCCGATTTGTCTAAAGTTACGGTTATATAA
- a CDS encoding PadR family transcriptional regulator, translated as MSESKITSDLLRGHTDTMILRLLTEADRYGYEIVKLIAERSGGEYELKEATMYSSVRRLETDGDIEWYWGDESQGGRRKYFRITDKGKDTYARNISNWEYSKRVLENLL; from the coding sequence ATGAGCGAGAGCAAAATAACATCCGACCTGCTGCGCGGACATACCGATACGATGATTTTACGGCTCCTAACCGAAGCTGACCGCTATGGGTACGAAATTGTCAAACTGATCGCAGAGCGCTCGGGCGGCGAGTATGAATTGAAGGAAGCCACGATGTACTCCAGTGTACGGCGGCTTGAAACCGACGGAGATATCGAGTGGTATTGGGGCGATGAATCTCAGGGAGGACGGCGCAAGTATTTTCGGATTACCGACAAGGGCAAGGATACTTACGCCCGCAACATAAGCAATTGGGAGTATTCGAAGCGCGTGCTAGAAAATTTATTATAA
- a CDS encoding chloride channel protein, translating into MKQQIRIFLIWLGIAGSTGILTGAASALLLALLDTATNQRLAHPWLLWLLPLGGALVSYLYMKLGGDAGKGNNLVLEQLHAEDGGVPLRMAPLVLFGTMVTHLFGGSAGREGTAVQMGGSMASYIGRLCRLGGLERKMLLICGISGGFGSVFGTPLAGAIFSLELLAIGLVPYWLLLPALAAGFTGHAVALGLGTHHSHYAIGSLPGFNIKLLLAIVLASVLFGLTARLFVVLTHKLKAVFSQYIPNPAFKSFIGGLLIILLVYVVGTRDYVGLGLPLMEQAFQEALSPFAFLLKILFTAVTLGAGFQGGEVTPLFVIGSALGSALGGLLSVSVPLLAGIGFVAVFGSSANTPLAAAIMGMELFGIEAFPYLLLGCIISYLFSGHTGIYWSRRTHKLKLRFSFLKFSS; encoded by the coding sequence ATGAAGCAGCAAATACGCATTTTCCTTATTTGGCTAGGCATTGCTGGCTCCACTGGGATACTCACAGGAGCTGCTTCTGCGCTGCTGCTGGCGCTTTTGGATACAGCAACGAATCAGCGGCTGGCGCATCCATGGCTGCTCTGGCTTCTTCCATTAGGTGGAGCTTTGGTCAGCTATCTGTATATGAAGCTTGGCGGAGATGCTGGCAAAGGGAATAACCTTGTGCTGGAGCAGCTGCATGCAGAAGATGGCGGAGTGCCGCTGCGCATGGCACCGCTCGTTCTTTTCGGTACGATGGTCACCCATCTATTCGGTGGTTCAGCCGGACGCGAAGGGACAGCCGTGCAAATGGGCGGCAGTATGGCTAGCTATATCGGACGCCTTTGTCGGCTCGGTGGGCTAGAGCGAAAGATGCTGCTTATCTGCGGGATAAGCGGCGGCTTCGGTTCCGTCTTCGGCACCCCGCTTGCTGGCGCCATATTCAGCTTAGAGCTGCTCGCAATAGGCCTCGTCCCCTACTGGCTGCTGCTGCCCGCTTTGGCGGCCGGCTTTACTGGACACGCCGTCGCCCTTGGGTTAGGCACGCATCATAGCCATTATGCCATCGGCAGCCTGCCTGGCTTCAATATAAAGCTGCTGCTAGCTATTGTGCTTGCTTCGGTATTGTTCGGTTTGACGGCACGGTTATTCGTCGTACTTACCCATAAGCTCAAAGCGGTATTCAGCCAGTATATCCCGAATCCGGCTTTCAAAAGCTTCATCGGCGGTCTGCTTATCATTTTGCTCGTTTACGTCGTAGGGACGCGAGATTATGTTGGCCTTGGGCTCCCACTAATGGAACAAGCCTTTCAAGAAGCATTATCACCATTCGCTTTTCTATTGAAAATCCTGTTCACCGCCGTTACGCTTGGCGCCGGATTTCAGGGCGGCGAAGTAACGCCGCTGTTCGTCATCGGTTCTGCACTAGGCAGTGCGCTTGGCGGCCTGCTGTCTGTATCTGTGCCCCTGCTTGCGGGTATTGGCTTCGTTGCTGTATTTGGCAGTTCCGCCAATACCCCGCTCGCCGCCGCTATAATGGGCATGGAGCTATTTGGCATCGAGGCCTTTCCTTATTTGCTGCTGGGCTGCATCATCAGCTACCTTTTCTCCGGGCATACGGGCATATATTGGTCTCGTCGCACGCATAAGCTTAAGCTTCGGTTTTCATTTTTAAAATTCTCCTCATGA
- a CDS encoding PhzF family phenazine biosynthesis protein, translating to MKYYVIDAFANHLFEGNPAGVCIMDAWLPDELMQKIATENNLSETAFAVKIADDGYHLRWFTPGGEIDLCGHATLAAAYVLANFYDTALMRIRFTTLSGDLIVVRDGELYELDFPNKMPKPHALTQQMVEALGVVPVETYLDRDLMFVLESESDVRSLNPDFTKLAALPEGLGVLVTAKSEQYDFVSRCFFPKLKVEEDPVCGSAHCNFIPYWAERLSKQEMTARQVSKRGGTLYCKLAGDRVKISGRAVLYSIADLFVD from the coding sequence ATGAAATATTATGTCATTGATGCGTTTGCCAATCACCTTTTTGAAGGGAATCCAGCTGGTGTATGCATTATGGATGCGTGGCTGCCGGATGAGCTCATGCAGAAGATTGCTACCGAGAACAATTTGTCCGAAACGGCGTTTGCGGTAAAGATTGCGGATGATGGTTACCATTTAAGGTGGTTCACACCGGGCGGGGAAATTGATTTGTGTGGCCATGCAACGCTGGCAGCAGCTTATGTGCTTGCGAACTTTTATGATACAGCTCTTATGCGTATTCGTTTCACAACCCTCAGCGGCGACTTAATCGTTGTAAGGGACGGAGAGCTGTACGAGCTGGATTTCCCGAACAAAATGCCCAAGCCCCATGCGCTCACACAGCAGATGGTTGAAGCACTCGGAGTGGTGCCTGTTGAAACATATCTTGATCGCGATTTAATGTTTGTGCTGGAATCGGAGTCTGATGTCAGAAGCCTGAACCCGGATTTCACTAAACTCGCCGCGCTGCCAGAAGGACTCGGTGTGTTGGTTACTGCTAAAAGTGAGCAGTATGATTTCGTATCCCGGTGCTTTTTTCCAAAATTAAAAGTGGAAGAAGATCCTGTATGTGGATCAGCCCATTGCAATTTTATCCCTTATTGGGCTGAGCGTCTGAGCAAGCAGGAAATGACAGCAAGACAGGTTTCTAAAAGGGGAGGCACCTTGTACTGCAAGCTTGCTGGTGATCGCGTGAAGATAAGCGGCCGAGCTGTATTGTATTCGATTGCTGACCTCTTTGTCGATTAA
- a CDS encoding M42 family metallopeptidase encodes MSPLQIQLNREYILEFLNRLLQTPSPSGYCMAIMRLLEEEARKHGFELELTPKGNGIITIPGTGNCTAGTLALTAHVDTLGAMVRAIKPSGMLRFTPIGGYAMHTVEGEYCLVHTRDGRQYEGTVLSTKTSVHVYPEARDWKRSEENMEIRLDADTTSKEETKRLGIEVGDIISWDPRTKIMDNGWVKSRHLDDKASVAALFGLLEWFGREGKRPERTLKLIFSTYEEVGHGNAYMPPDVTELIAIDMGALGDDLSASERDVSICAKDSSGPYDYEMTSKLIELAKASGISYAVDIYPQYGSDASAALRGGSNIRAALIGPGVHASHAMERTHADAIINTAALLLSYISEGYSWTTKSS; translated from the coding sequence ATGAGCCCATTGCAAATACAATTGAACCGGGAATACATACTGGAATTTTTGAATCGCTTGCTTCAAACGCCAAGCCCTAGCGGCTACTGCATGGCGATTATGAGGCTGCTGGAGGAGGAAGCTCGCAAGCATGGCTTTGAGCTGGAGCTGACGCCGAAAGGCAATGGAATCATTACGATTCCCGGAACTGGAAATTGTACAGCGGGCACGCTTGCGTTAACCGCCCATGTGGATACGCTTGGCGCGATGGTGCGAGCGATTAAGCCAAGCGGCATGCTGCGCTTTACGCCCATTGGCGGTTATGCCATGCATACAGTGGAAGGCGAATATTGCCTCGTCCATACGCGCGATGGCCGCCAGTATGAAGGAACCGTGCTGTCGACGAAAACGTCTGTCCATGTGTATCCAGAGGCACGGGACTGGAAGCGCAGCGAGGAAAACATGGAAATACGCCTGGATGCGGATACGACGTCTAAAGAAGAGACGAAACGGCTTGGCATCGAGGTCGGCGATATTATTTCATGGGACCCGCGCACAAAAATAATGGACAATGGATGGGTGAAATCACGCCACTTGGATGATAAAGCTAGTGTCGCTGCCTTGTTTGGGCTGTTGGAGTGGTTTGGACGCGAAGGGAAGCGTCCGGAGCGCACGCTTAAGCTGATTTTTTCCACGTATGAAGAGGTAGGACATGGCAACGCCTATATGCCGCCGGATGTGACAGAGCTGATCGCGATTGATATGGGCGCTTTAGGCGATGATTTATCCGCAAGCGAGCGGGATGTATCCATTTGTGCCAAAGATTCCTCTGGCCCGTATGATTATGAGATGACATCAAAGCTCATTGAGCTGGCAAAGGCTTCAGGCATTTCCTATGCGGTAGATATTTATCCGCAATATGGCTCGGACGCATCGGCTGCGCTGAGAGGAGGCAGCAATATTCGGGCCGCGCTAATTGGGCCTGGTGTGCATGCTTCGCATGCCATGGAACGGACGCATGCAGATGCGATTATTAACACGGCAGCATTGTTATTATCCTACATAAGCGAGGGATATTCATGGACAACGAAATCAAGCTAA
- a CDS encoding aminoglycoside phosphotransferase family protein, producing the protein MDNEIKLKLDTQQLGQIAQHHFGRELAHSRELTDGWANTAYQLTLEDGFQSVIKVAPTAVGALMRYEQEMMKTEVEVMRLVSQDRRIPVPEVYAYDQSRSLVPTDYFIMQWLEGEPYNKVKESFTQEQREQIELQLGEYNAYINKISGEKFGYYPLNEAFASWTEAFWAMLQGVLDDATDAGVTLPAERVVIEQEVKERLPYLDAVTKPKLLHWDLWDGNIFIKDKQICGIIDFERAMWGDPLMEHYFSHFNLSETFLQGYGRGALTAEEQIRRSLYDLYLDLILLIECAFRKYSDQTHLEWAESNAAEGWERFMKLQ; encoded by the coding sequence ATGGACAACGAAATCAAGCTAAAGCTGGACACGCAGCAGTTGGGGCAGATTGCCCAGCATCATTTCGGCAGGGAGCTTGCGCATTCGCGCGAGCTTACCGATGGCTGGGCCAATACGGCTTATCAACTGACGCTTGAGGACGGCTTCCAGTCGGTTATAAAGGTAGCTCCTACGGCGGTGGGGGCGCTTATGCGCTATGAGCAAGAGATGATGAAAACCGAGGTGGAGGTTATGAGGCTCGTGTCTCAGGATCGCCGCATTCCAGTTCCTGAAGTGTACGCTTATGATCAATCACGGTCACTTGTACCGACTGATTATTTCATTATGCAGTGGCTGGAAGGAGAGCCCTATAACAAAGTGAAGGAAAGCTTTACCCAGGAACAGCGGGAGCAAATTGAGCTTCAGTTGGGCGAGTACAATGCCTATATTAACAAAATCAGCGGGGAAAAGTTCGGTTATTATCCGCTTAACGAGGCATTTGCAAGCTGGACGGAGGCTTTTTGGGCGATGCTGCAAGGCGTGCTTGATGACGCAACGGATGCGGGCGTTACGCTTCCGGCAGAGCGCGTTGTCATTGAACAGGAGGTAAAGGAGCGCTTGCCTTATCTGGACGCGGTGACTAAACCAAAGCTGCTGCACTGGGATTTGTGGGATGGCAATATTTTTATTAAGGATAAGCAAATTTGCGGCATTATTGACTTCGAACGGGCGATGTGGGGCGATCCGCTGATGGAGCATTATTTTAGCCATTTTAACTTGTCGGAGACGTTTTTGCAGGGCTACGGTCGTGGAGCGCTGACGGCTGAGGAGCAAATAAGACGCAGTTTATATGATTTATATTTGGATCTCATTTTACTAATTGAATGCGCTTTCCGAAAATATAGCGACCAAACGCATCTGGAATGGGCAGAAAGCAATGCAGCTGAAGGCTGGGAGCGGTTTATGAAGCTCCAATAG
- a CDS encoding alpha/beta-type small acid-soluble spore protein, which produces MPRGSNQLVVPQARAALEQMKFEVAQELGIQLPQDGYYGHMTTRDMGSIGGSITRRLIQIAEQQLSGR; this is translated from the coding sequence ATGCCTAGAGGTTCGAATCAGCTGGTTGTACCACAGGCGCGTGCAGCGCTAGAGCAAATGAAGTTTGAGGTTGCGCAGGAGCTTGGCATTCAATTGCCGCAGGATGGTTATTATGGACATATGACCACGCGTGACATGGGCTCCATCGGAGGATCCATTACCCGCCGTCTTATTCAAATTGCGGAGCAGCAGCTCTCCGGACGCTGA
- a CDS encoding DUF2809 domain-containing protein has protein sequence MLKPTIYYAAAFLLAMALGFSSRYFASQLPSFVVAHFGDILWASMVYFGFRMLQVRRPLLLSLACSAAFSYGIEFSQLYQADWIRNVRHTTLGGLVLGQGFSGIDLVRYSIGILPSYAIDYFVCKRVKAKPKIGSAPEKRLHSS, from the coding sequence ATGCTTAAACCAACCATTTATTATGCGGCAGCCTTCCTCCTTGCGATGGCGCTCGGCTTTAGCTCGCGGTATTTCGCCAGCCAGCTGCCGTCCTTCGTCGTCGCCCACTTTGGCGATATTTTATGGGCCAGCATGGTTTACTTCGGCTTCCGCATGCTGCAGGTCAGGCGTCCCCTGCTCCTGTCGCTTGCTTGCAGCGCAGCCTTCAGCTACGGCATTGAATTCAGCCAGCTGTATCAGGCCGACTGGATTAGAAATGTGCGCCATACGACGCTCGGAGGGCTTGTGCTAGGACAAGGCTTCAGCGGTATTGATTTAGTCAGATACAGCATTGGCATACTGCCTTCCTATGCTATTGATTACTTTGTGTGTAAACGGGTCAAAGCCAAACCAAAAATCGGCTCTGCCCCAGAAAAAAGGCTGCATAGCTCCTAA